The Stigmatella aurantiaca DW4/3-1 genome contains the following window.
ACCTGCACGGCTTTGCTTCGGGGCCAGAGTCCACCAAGGGGGTCGCGCTCGCGGCCCACTTCGCGCGCCAGGGCATCCACCTGGAGCGGCTGAACCTGCGCCAACCCTCGCTGGAGCACCTGCGCATGAGCGCGATGATGCGCACGGTGCGGGACGCCATCGGCACCGCGCGGGACCGGGCCGTGGTGCTGGGCTCGAGCCTGGGAGGGCTGACGGCCAGCCGGGTGGCGGAAGAAGACCCGCGCATCTGCGCGCTCGTGCTCCTGGCCCCCGCCTTCCAGATGATGACGCAGGTGCGGCGCAGCCTGGGCCCGGAGGGCATGCGCCGCTGGGAAGAGCAGGGGTGGTTAGAGGTCCATGATTACGCGGAAAAGCGGCCCAGCCGCGTGGACTTCGGCTTTGTCCAAGAGATGGACGCCCTGGAAGAGCGCTCCGGGCGGTGGCCGGATGTCCGCGTGCCCACGCTCATGATTCACGGGCGTCAGGACACGACGACCGACATCGCTTTTTCCCGGGAGTGGGCGCGGGGCAAGGCGCACGTCCGTCTCGTGGAGGTGGACGACGGACATGAATTGACGGTTTCGCTGGGACTCATCCAAACGGAGGTGGATGATTTCCTTCGTTCTTTTCGTGTGTCGGTGTCGACAACCCCGGCACCGGCCTGAGCCAGGGCGGGCGAGGAAAGAAACTCGGAGAGACACCCGGCCGAGAACCCTGATGGCGCTCCGCCTTTATCCCCCACAGGAGCGTCGGTTGTACTCACACATAGGACTACCTCCATGTCTCAGCGTCGAGCCATCCCATGGCTTGTGCTTCTGACGTTGGCTGCCTGCGGGCAGCCGTCGGAAGACGCGGTATCGGATGTCCCCTCTCTCTCCACGCAGGGCAAATTCCTTCGTTCCAGCCGCGCGGTTCCAGGCGAGTACATCGTTGTTCTCGCCGAGCCCCAGGGGCTCGAGGAGATGAATGTCTCCTCTACCGCCCAATCGCTTGCCGTGGAGCACGGCGGCAGTCTGCGCAAGACGTTCCACCATGCGCTGAAAGGCTTTTCGGCGAGTCTGACCGAGGCACAGGCCCGCGCCCTCGCCGCAAACCCTCGCGTGAAATATGTCGAGGAAAACGGCTTTGTCTCATTGAGTGCGACGCAGACGGGCGCCACCTGGGGCCTCGATCGCTTGGATCAGCGCGCCCTGCCGCTGGACTCCAGGTACACCTACAACGCCACGGGGGTAGGTGTTCATGCGTACATCATCGACACGGGCATCCTCCAGACGCACCAGGAGTTCGCGCAGCGCATCGGCAACGGCGTGGATGAGGAGACGCCGGGAGGCTCGGGCGCCGACTGCAACGGCCACGGCACGCACGTGGCCGGCACCGTGGGAGGCACCACCTATGGCGTGGCGAAGGGCGTGACGTTGCACGCGGTGCGGGTCCTCGACTGCAACGGAGAGGGCACCTACGAAGGGGTCATCGCGGGCGTGGAGTGGGTGACGGCGAACCACCAGTCGCCGGCGGTGGCCAACATGAGCCTGGGCGGTGGCGTGAGCCAGGCGCTGGATGACGCGGTCACCCAGTCGATCAACGCGGGGGTGACGTACGCCATCGCCGCGGGCAACGACAACGCGAATGCCTGCAACGCTTCGCCGGCCCGCGCCCCGGCGGCCGTGACGGTGGGCTCCGTGGACTCTCGGGACACCCGGTCCTACTTCTCCAACTTCGGCACGTGTGTGGACATCTTCGCGCCGGGTGAGGGCATCACCTCCTCCTGGAATACCGGTTCCACGGCCACCTATGTCCTCAGTGGCACGTCGATGGCCACCCCCCACGTGACGGGTGCGGCGGCCCTGTATCTGGAGCGCCACCCGTCCGCGCTGCCACAGCAGGTGCGCGATGCGCTGGTCAACAACGGCATCACCGGCGGGGTGATCAACCCGGGCACGGGTTCGTCCAACGTCCTGCTCTACACCGGCTTCATCCTCCCGCCGGGGGGCGTCGAGGACTCCATTGCCCCTTCCGCGGGGGTGACGGCGCCCTCGAACAATGCGTCTCTCTTGGGCACGGTGACCCTGTCGGCCAACGCCTCGGACAACATTGGCGTGACCCGGGTCGAGTTCGTGGTGGATGGGATCTCCGTGGGCAGCGACGCCACCGCGCCATACGCGGTCTCCTGGAACACCACCACGGCGTCCAACGGCAGCCATGTGCTCGTGGCCCGGGCCTTTGATGCCGCCGGGAACGTGGGCACGAGCGCCCCGGTGAACTTCACCCTCAACAACCCGGGCTTCGCTGCCTATGACACGGTGCTCAAGGCGCCCAAGTGCGGCACCGTGGGGCCGCTCTGCGACACGGGCGCCCTGCTCCAGGGCCGAGGCTCCACGGGCCCCGAGGTGAACGCGCCGAACACGCTCCGGAGCTCCTGCTACGACGGCAGCAGCGGTTCCTACCAGAGCGATGAGTCCCTGGAGGGGCTGCGGGTCTCCACCAACGATGGCTCGGAGTTCGCGCCTGGCAAGACGGTGACCGTGACGGCGCGGGTCTGGGCTTACGGCGGCGGCTTCGGTGCCGACTCGCTGGACCTGTACTTCACGGCGGATGCCAACAACCCCTCGTGGACCTTCCTCACCACCGTGAAGCCCACGGCCAGCGGGGCGCAGACCCTGACCGCCACGTACACCCTGCCCTCGGGGGGGCTCCAGGCCATCCGGGGCGTCTTCCGGTACTTCGGAAGCGCGGTGGTCTGCCCCAACGGCAGCTACGACGACATCGACGATCTCGCCTTCGCGGTGCGGAGCAGCGGCGGCGGCGGCGATGTCACGCCCCCCGTGACGTCCCTGACGTCTCCGTCCGCCGGAGCTCAGCTCGGTGGCACGGTGAAGATCAGCGCCACGGCGTCCGACAACGTGGGCGTCACCAAGGTCGAGTTCTACGCCGGGAACACCCTGCTGGGGACGGACACCTCCGCCCCCTATGAGCTCTCCTGGAACACCCTGAGCGTGGCCAATGGCAGTTATGCGTTGACCAGCAGGGCCTATGACGCCGTGGGGAACGTGGGCCGCTCGGTTGCGGTCTCGGTCAGCGTGAACAACGCCTCGACGGGTTGCAGCGGCACCGCGCAGTTGCTGCTCAATCCCGGCTTCGAGGGCGGAAATGTGGACTGGAGCGCCTCCAGCGGGGTGATTGCGAACAGCTCCGGCACGGCTCGCACGGGAAGCTGGCGGGCGCTGCTGGGCGGCCAGGGCGAGGGGGGAACGCACACGCTGTCGCAGCAGATCACCATCCCCGCGGGGGCGTGCACCGCCTCCCTCAAGTTCTGGCTGAAGGTCTCCACGGATGAGTTCCTCACGGGGCCCGCCTGGGACACGCTCAGCGTGCAGATCCAGAGCAGCGCGGGGCCGGTGCTGGCGACCCTGGCCACCTTCAGCAACCTGGATGGCGGCTCGAGCTACGTGCAGCGGACCTTGGATCTCTCCGCCTACAAGGGGCAGACCGTCCGGGTCTATTTCGAGTCGAACGAGGACTTCTCGAACCAGACCAGCTTCTTGGTGGATGACGTCTCGGCGGTGGTGACGCGGTAGACCCCTGGGAGGGGGGCCTGTGCGGCCCCCTTCTCAGATGGATGGGGAAAGGCCGTACTGTCAGTAAAGCGCACGGGAGGAGCACGCCCGCTGCGGCCATGGACGGAAAGTTCTCCTTATACAGTCAAGGTGAACTTTACGTGGGAAGGGGGCCCCCCTTCGT
Protein-coding sequences here:
- a CDS encoding S8 family serine peptidase, which codes for MSQRRAIPWLVLLTLAACGQPSEDAVSDVPSLSTQGKFLRSSRAVPGEYIVVLAEPQGLEEMNVSSTAQSLAVEHGGSLRKTFHHALKGFSASLTEAQARALAANPRVKYVEENGFVSLSATQTGATWGLDRLDQRALPLDSRYTYNATGVGVHAYIIDTGILQTHQEFAQRIGNGVDEETPGGSGADCNGHGTHVAGTVGGTTYGVAKGVTLHAVRVLDCNGEGTYEGVIAGVEWVTANHQSPAVANMSLGGGVSQALDDAVTQSINAGVTYAIAAGNDNANACNASPARAPAAVTVGSVDSRDTRSYFSNFGTCVDIFAPGEGITSSWNTGSTATYVLSGTSMATPHVTGAAALYLERHPSALPQQVRDALVNNGITGGVINPGTGSSNVLLYTGFILPPGGVEDSIAPSAGVTAPSNNASLLGTVTLSANASDNIGVTRVEFVVDGISVGSDATAPYAVSWNTTTASNGSHVLVARAFDAAGNVGTSAPVNFTLNNPGFAAYDTVLKAPKCGTVGPLCDTGALLQGRGSTGPEVNAPNTLRSSCYDGSSGSYQSDESLEGLRVSTNDGSEFAPGKTVTVTARVWAYGGGFGADSLDLYFTADANNPSWTFLTTVKPTASGAQTLTATYTLPSGGLQAIRGVFRYFGSAVVCPNGSYDDIDDLAFAVRSSGGGGDVTPPVTSLTSPSAGAQLGGTVKISATASDNVGVTKVEFYAGNTLLGTDTSAPYELSWNTLSVANGSYALTSRAYDAVGNVGRSVAVSVSVNNASTGCSGTAQLLLNPGFEGGNVDWSASSGVIANSSGTARTGSWRALLGGQGEGGTHTLSQQITIPAGACTASLKFWLKVSTDEFLTGPAWDTLSVQIQSSAGPVLATLATFSNLDGGSSYVQRTLDLSAYKGQTVRVYFESNEDFSNQTSFLVDDVSAVVTR
- a CDS encoding YqiA/YcfP family alpha/beta fold hydrolase — encoded protein: MNVEHTVPPGPRWLYLHGFASGPESTKGVALAAHFARQGIHLERLNLRQPSLEHLRMSAMMRTVRDAIGTARDRAVVLGSSLGGLTASRVAEEDPRICALVLLAPAFQMMTQVRRSLGPEGMRRWEEQGWLEVHDYAEKRPSRVDFGFVQEMDALEERSGRWPDVRVPTLMIHGRQDTTTDIAFSREWARGKAHVRLVEVDDGHELTVSLGLIQTEVDDFLRSFRVSVSTTPAPA